A window from Citrus sinensis cultivar Valencia sweet orange chromosome 5, DVS_A1.0, whole genome shotgun sequence encodes these proteins:
- the LOC102608214 gene encoding bifunctional 3-dehydroquinate dehydratase/shikimate dehydrogenase, chloroplastic-like, translated as MGVVNITKNTTMICAPLMAQSVEQVLSNMYQAKAEGADVVEIRLDCINNFQPGKDLEIILTKKPLPVLIVYRPKWAGGLYEGDEHKRLEALHLAEDLGADYVDFELKVASNTLGKQYSSHQSGTRFIVSCNLDCETPSEEDLGYLVSRMQDTGADIIKLVVSVNEITEIARIFQLLSHCQVPIIAYSVGERGLVSQLLSPKFNGALVYGSLKGTPVLGLPTVESLRQTYKVEHINADTKVFGLISKPVGHSKGPILHNPTFRHVNYNGIYVPMFVDDLKKFFSTYSSPDFAGFSVGFPYKEAVMKFCDEVHPLAQAIAAVNTIIRRPSDGKLIGYNTDCEASITAIEDAIKERGYKNGTASFGSPLAGRMFVLAGAGGAGRALAFGAKSRGARVVIFDIDFERAKSLASDVMGEARPFEDILNFQPEKGAILANATPLGMHPNTDRVPVSEETLRDYQLVFDAVYTPRKTRLLKDAEAAGAIIVSGVEMFLRQAIGQFNLFTGKEAPKEFMREIVLAKF; from the exons ATGGGTGTTGTTAATATCACGAAGAACACAACCATGATTTGTGCTCCATTAATGGCTCAATCTGTGGAGCAAGTTTTGAGCAACATGTATCAGGCCAAGGCCGAAGGTGCGGATGTAGTTGagattagattggattgtaTCAATAACTTTCAGCCTGGAAAGGACCTCGAAATCATCCTCACAAAGAAGCCATTGCCAGTGCTAATCGTTTACAG GCCAAAATGGGCAGGTGGTCTGTATGAAGGCGATGAGCACAAACGGTTAGAAGCACTTCACTTAGCTGAAGACTTGGGAGCTgattatgttgattttgaacTCAAG GTGGCTTCCAATACACTTGGGAAACAATATTCAAGTCATCAGAGTGGTACAAGATTTATTGTGTCATGTAATTTAGATTGTGAAACACCTTCAGAAGAAGATCTTGGCTATCTTGTCTCACGTATGCAAGATACTGGAGCAGATATCATCAAACTAGTTGTCAGTGTaaatgaaattacagaaatagCAAGAATTTTTCAGCTGCTTTCGCACTGTCAG GTTCCAATAATTGCATACTCTGTCGGGGAAAGAGGCCTCGTAAGCCAGTTACTGAGCCCAAAATTTAATGGTGCTTTAGTCTATGGATCACTAAAAGGAACTCCAGTTTTGGGTTTGCCTACAGTTGAAAGCCTTAGACAAACTTATAAAGTTGAGCATATAAATGCTGATACTAAGGTTTTTGGGCTCATATCAAAGCCAGTTGGTCATAGCAAAGGTCCTATATTGCATAATCCTACTTTCAGACATGTGAACTACAACGGAATTTACGTCCCAATGTTTGTTGACGATCTCAAGAAATTCTTTAGCACTTACTCAAGCCCTGACTTTGCTGGTTTTAG TGTTGGATTTCCATATAAAGAAGCTGTGATGAAGTTCTGCGATGAAGTCCATCCCCTTGCTCAG GCTATAGCTGCTGTTAATACTATTATAAGGAGGCCTAGTGATGGGAAGCTGATTGGTTATAATACAGATTGTGAGGCTTCAATAACTGCAATAGAGGATGCTATAAAAG AACGAGGATACAAAAATGGCACAGCTTCATTCGGCTCTCCACTTGCTGGGAGAATGTTTGTGCTAGCAGGTGCTGGAGGTGCAGGAAGAGCTCTGGCATTTGGTGCTAAAAGTAGAGGAGCCCGGGTAGTCATTTTTGACATTGATTTTG AAAGAGCAAAGTCTCTTGCTTCTGATGTAATGGGTGAAGCTCGACCTTTTGAAGACATTCTCAATTTCCAGCCAGAGAAAGGAGCAATCCTTGCAAATGCAACTCCGTTAGGAATGCATCCAAATACAGACCGAGTTCCTGTGTCTGAG GAAACTTTGCGGGATTATCAGCTTGTTTTCGATGCAGTTTATACTCCGAGAAAAACCAGACTACTAAAAGATGCCGAAGCTGCAGGAGCAATCATAGTGAGTGGTGTTGAAATGTTCCTCAGACAGGCCATTGGCCAATTCAATCTCTTCACTGGCAAAGAAG CTCCAAAGGAGTTCATGAGAGAGATTGTTTTAGCCAAGTTCTGA